One genomic segment of Photobacterium sp. DA100 includes these proteins:
- a CDS encoding 1,4-dihydroxy-2-naphthoyl-CoA synthase: MTRKEIFNPELWEEVPGFDFEDITYHRAKDQGTVRVAFNRPDCLNAFRPKTVDELYTALDHARQWSDVGCVFITGNGPSEKGQWSFSSGGDQRIRGKDGYKYEGEEAGKADVARMGRLHILEVQRLIRFMPKVVIAVVPGWAVGGGHSLHVVCDLTLASKEHAIFKQTDPDVASFDSGYGSAYLAKMIGQKRAREIFFCGFNYSAQEAYEMGMVNKVVDHFELEEEALRWAKEINSKSPTAMRMLKYGFNLPDDGLVGQQLFAGEATRLAYGTDEAQEGRDAFLEKRDQDFSKFPWHY, translated from the coding sequence ATGACTCGCAAAGAGATTTTTAATCCAGAACTTTGGGAAGAAGTTCCAGGGTTCGATTTTGAAGATATCACTTATCACCGTGCAAAAGACCAAGGTACTGTCCGTGTTGCTTTCAACCGTCCAGACTGCCTAAACGCCTTCCGACCTAAAACCGTAGACGAGCTATACACGGCACTTGACCATGCTCGCCAATGGTCTGATGTAGGCTGTGTCTTCATCACCGGTAACGGTCCTTCTGAAAAAGGCCAATGGTCATTTTCTTCGGGCGGTGATCAGCGCATCCGCGGCAAAGACGGTTACAAATACGAAGGCGAAGAAGCCGGCAAGGCTGATGTAGCCCGCATGGGTCGCCTGCACATTCTTGAAGTCCAGCGCCTGATCCGCTTTATGCCAAAAGTGGTTATTGCTGTCGTGCCGGGCTGGGCCGTCGGTGGTGGCCATAGCCTGCATGTGGTTTGTGATCTGACCCTGGCGTCAAAAGAGCATGCTATTTTCAAGCAAACTGACCCAGATGTTGCTTCATTCGACTCTGGCTACGGCTCTGCCTACCTGGCTAAAATGATCGGCCAGAAACGCGCCCGTGAAATTTTCTTCTGTGGTTTTAACTACAGCGCTCAAGAAGCTTATGAAATGGGCATGGTGAACAAAGTCGTTGACCACTTCGAGCTGGAAGAAGAAGCTCTGCGCTGGGCGAAAGAGATCAACAGCAAGTCGCCTACCGCAATGCGCATGCTGAAATACGGCTTCAACCTGCCGGATGATGGTTTGGTCGGCCAACAGCTATTCGCTGGTGAAGCGACCCGCCTAGCATACGGCACCGATGAAGCACAGGAAGGCCGAGATGCATTCTTGGAAAAACGTGACCAAGACTTCAGCAAATTCCCTTGGCATTACTAA
- a CDS encoding VWA domain-containing protein, translating into MIEFDAPWAFVLIVLPYFVYRFVSPYKEQKSALQVPFFERLLSISGEEASEAASLLQRRKVQWILVIVSYLALVVALAKPMWLGDPVEQKKSAREIMVALDLSGSMSERDFTDKQGHKHDRLTVAKQVLGEFAARRQHDRLGLILFADAPYVQAPFTEDIATWQSLLTQVQLGYAGFQTAFGDAIGLSISLFEQEQSKQRVMILLTDGDDTSSKMPPLKAAEIAAKYGVKIYAIAIGDPSTEGRYKMDLPTLEKVAAITGGQMYHAMNRSELEQAYLAIEQLEQKEFEVLTHRPKYSLHHWIFGFSLVTQLVALMLIMLVRLTKGKRRQMNMHTIQKHAQKEER; encoded by the coding sequence GTGATTGAGTTTGATGCGCCTTGGGCGTTTGTGTTGATTGTGTTGCCTTACTTCGTATATCGTTTCGTCTCTCCTTACAAAGAGCAAAAAAGTGCCTTGCAAGTCCCGTTTTTTGAACGGCTGTTATCAATCTCCGGTGAAGAAGCGTCGGAAGCCGCAAGCCTTTTGCAACGTCGTAAAGTGCAGTGGATCTTAGTTATCGTAAGCTATCTCGCTCTGGTTGTAGCGCTTGCTAAACCAATGTGGCTCGGGGATCCCGTCGAGCAAAAGAAATCAGCCAGAGAAATTATGGTGGCGCTTGACCTTTCTGGTTCAATGTCTGAGAGAGACTTTACCGATAAGCAGGGCCATAAACACGATCGACTAACGGTTGCAAAACAAGTGTTGGGTGAGTTTGCTGCTCGTCGTCAACACGATCGTTTAGGCCTCATTCTCTTTGCCGATGCGCCTTACGTGCAGGCCCCTTTTACCGAAGATATTGCGACTTGGCAATCCTTGCTCACTCAGGTGCAGTTGGGGTACGCGGGGTTTCAAACGGCATTTGGTGATGCCATTGGGTTATCAATCTCGCTTTTTGAGCAAGAGCAGAGCAAGCAGCGTGTAATGATTCTATTGACGGATGGCGACGACACCAGCTCTAAAATGCCCCCCTTAAAGGCTGCGGAAATTGCAGCCAAATATGGTGTGAAAATTTATGCGATCGCAATCGGAGACCCAAGTACCGAGGGACGTTACAAAATGGATCTGCCAACACTAGAGAAAGTGGCAGCAATTACAGGGGGCCAAATGTATCACGCCATGAATCGCTCTGAGCTGGAGCAAGCCTATTTAGCCATCGAGCAGTTGGAACAGAAGGAGTTTGAAGTTTTGACCCATCGGCCTAAGTACAGTCTGCACCACTGGATATTTGGTTTTAGCCTCGTGACACAATTAGTCGCGCTTATGCTCATTATGCTGGTACGTCTTACCAAGGGTAAGCGTCGTCAAATGAACATGCACACTATCCAGAAGCATGCACAAAAAGAGGAGAGATAG
- a CDS encoding NADP-dependent oxidoreductase — MNSQQIHLASRPAGTPTADNFTLQTIHLPEPKDGEILVMNTWMSVDPYMRGRMIDRKSYVPPFQIGEALEGGAIGEVIQSNHPDFPVGSKVSSMLGWRTHYISDGTGLTRLPETTLPDQSFLGIMGMPGMTAWTGLFRIADLQPSDTVFISAASGAVGSIACQIAKMHGCTVIGSVGSQEKAEYLRSLGVDAVINYKEATNLTEALAEAAPQGIDVYFENVGGEHLEAALNNMNDYGRIAVCGLISQYNATEPQPGPSNLSMLIIKKLKMQGFIVFDHWAHYGEYANQMGQWIAEGKVKWEETVFEGIEQAPRAFIGLFEGKNKGKMLVKL; from the coding sequence ATGAACAGCCAGCAGATCCACCTTGCCTCCCGTCCAGCAGGCACACCGACAGCAGACAACTTTACCCTACAAACAATCCATCTGCCTGAGCCTAAAGATGGTGAAATCTTGGTGATGAATACCTGGATGTCGGTCGACCCTTACATGCGAGGCCGCATGATCGACCGCAAAAGCTACGTGCCGCCTTTCCAGATCGGCGAAGCTCTAGAAGGCGGAGCGATTGGTGAGGTTATCCAGTCTAACCACCCGGATTTTCCCGTTGGCAGCAAGGTTAGCAGCATGCTGGGCTGGCGTACCCATTACATCAGCGACGGCACTGGCTTGACCCGGTTACCTGAAACCACCCTGCCAGATCAGAGCTTTCTCGGCATCATGGGGATGCCGGGTATGACGGCCTGGACCGGGTTGTTCCGTATTGCCGACTTGCAGCCGTCTGACACCGTATTTATCTCTGCAGCATCGGGGGCTGTGGGCAGCATCGCCTGCCAAATTGCCAAAATGCATGGCTGTACCGTGATTGGCTCTGTTGGTTCACAGGAGAAAGCCGAGTATCTGCGTTCACTGGGCGTCGATGCGGTCATCAACTACAAAGAGGCAACCAACCTGACTGAAGCCCTCGCTGAAGCCGCTCCTCAGGGGATTGATGTTTACTTTGAGAATGTCGGTGGCGAGCACCTAGAAGCAGCCCTTAACAATATGAACGATTATGGCCGCATTGCTGTGTGTGGTCTGATTTCGCAATACAATGCTACCGAGCCACAGCCCGGACCGAGTAATCTGTCAATGCTGATCATCAAGAAGCTCAAGATGCAGGGCTTCATCGTGTTTGATCACTGGGCGCACTACGGCGAGTATGCCAACCAAATGGGCCAGTGGATCGCCGAAGGTAAAGTCAAATGGGAAGAGACCGTGTTCGAGGGTATCGAACAGGCACCGCGTGCTTTTATCGGTCTGTTCGAAGGCAAAAACAAAGGCAAGATGCTCGTTAAGTTATAA
- a CDS encoding VWA domain-containing protein, whose product MSDLFIFFDGGELSQFHFLRPWWLLAFLPMLGLYYVLKKQDDVMSQWQRVMSKNVIEHLTVKRSGHGVITPNRLFVLFSVLATFVMAGPSWQQQVSPFYEDNAGLVIALDVSASMNATDIEPTRLERAKQKISQLIQLRGDAKTGLVVFGGSAHVAMPMTKDSELIRYFLDVLDENLLPIKESNPEVVIPPVVKMLKQAKAPSTVLLVTDKTNTLAIEKMKSEFKELNHQVVVWAMRESGQSGGLKQSASVPKESQTQLNNLSMLAEAGHGKLVTFMRNSADVEQVQSLIKNNLFAVNDTEQPWLDAGYLLLFMLLPVQLMWFRRGWTLQW is encoded by the coding sequence GTGAGTGATCTATTTATTTTCTTTGATGGTGGAGAGCTATCTCAATTTCACTTTTTGCGGCCATGGTGGTTGTTAGCGTTTTTACCGATGCTAGGCCTGTATTACGTCTTAAAAAAACAAGACGATGTCATGTCTCAATGGCAACGGGTTATGTCTAAAAATGTGATTGAACATCTTACCGTAAAACGAAGTGGGCATGGCGTGATTACCCCTAATCGGCTCTTTGTGTTGTTTTCAGTCTTAGCGACATTCGTGATGGCAGGACCGTCTTGGCAGCAGCAAGTGTCTCCATTTTACGAGGACAATGCAGGGCTGGTCATTGCCTTGGATGTGTCAGCCAGTATGAATGCCACTGATATTGAGCCCACACGTTTAGAGCGAGCGAAGCAAAAGATATCCCAATTAATTCAATTGCGAGGAGACGCTAAAACCGGCTTGGTTGTTTTTGGGGGTAGTGCGCATGTTGCAATGCCTATGACGAAAGACAGCGAGTTAATACGTTACTTTTTGGATGTATTAGATGAGAACTTGCTTCCTATTAAAGAGAGCAATCCTGAAGTGGTAATCCCGCCGGTTGTGAAAATGCTGAAACAAGCGAAAGCACCCTCTACGGTACTTCTAGTGACAGATAAAACAAATACGTTAGCCATTGAAAAGATGAAATCCGAGTTCAAAGAACTCAATCACCAAGTTGTGGTCTGGGCGATGAGAGAGAGCGGCCAGAGTGGTGGTTTAAAGCAATCTGCTAGTGTTCCGAAGGAGAGCCAGACGCAACTGAATAATCTATCGATGTTAGCCGAGGCAGGGCATGGCAAGTTAGTTACGTTCATGCGTAATAGTGCCGATGTCGAGCAAGTACAAAGTCTGATTAAAAATAATCTATTTGCCGTCAACGATACTGAGCAACCCTGGCTTGATGCTGGCTATTTATTGCTTTTTATGTTGTTGCCAGTGCAGTTGATGTGGTTTAGGCGTGGTTGGACATTGCAATGGTAA
- a CDS encoding MarR family transcriptional regulator: MAQKLSDNVCFALYTASNALVRAYRPLLDEFDLTYPQYIVMQSLWYSDGVSLKEVSNSTQLDSGTLTPIVKRLEAKALLTRKVSAQDERKKVISLTDKGLLLRDKAKDLKSQLEAKSSMQPEDVEMLRKLCLELADKLS; this comes from the coding sequence ATGGCCCAGAAGCTTTCTGACAATGTGTGTTTTGCCTTGTATACCGCGTCGAATGCGCTGGTAAGGGCCTATCGTCCTTTGCTTGACGAATTTGATTTGACCTACCCGCAGTACATTGTGATGCAGTCGCTTTGGTATAGCGATGGGGTCAGCCTAAAAGAAGTCTCCAACAGTACGCAATTGGACTCGGGGACACTCACGCCCATTGTTAAGCGCCTAGAGGCGAAAGCCTTGTTGACTCGAAAGGTGTCTGCCCAAGATGAGAGAAAGAAAGTCATTTCCCTTACCGATAAGGGATTACTGTTGCGTGATAAGGCGAAAGATCTGAAATCGCAATTGGAAGCGAAATCAAGCATGCAGCCAGAAGATGTTGAGATGCTGCGAAAACTCTGCCTGGAGTTGGCAGACAAGCTTAGCTAG